One genomic window of Penaeus chinensis breed Huanghai No. 1 chromosome 35, ASM1920278v2, whole genome shotgun sequence includes the following:
- the LOC125044370 gene encoding uncharacterized protein LOC125044370, with amino-acid sequence MRHMNTLLSRRAFGGLVCHIRGCQAFNFGAMSKGNMSTGARPTSSSKDMRLDQVLSRSSSTTEVSRNSIASKPKHEELHVEQGEWLWPVDSTQLTFIEAHRVPARHTGAFATLNSAKPLRIEHVSEVLFHMQRKLPINNVRVMERDGNLWWQKRESTDIDFKVLDRGMEHEDILDDIWREGLLVDTPKPVWRARLSPAAEDAPHPMPELKAAYPYQYNFMTLTHHAVSDGLTVAFLTQLFLNLLNAVIDGQTIDDKPYGVFVSNEDIVRQDKAIQEQLRNDQERFETLKAEVLNSNKEPILFKAFPRPSVDKPSSRQVTNCIDFETHKRITEKSKEAGVSFGTALQASINTAIVEMVRDAGVDDEYHDISVNVAADLRRYMRRAPAPVLGLHARTMAHLTRTHKNTRDCFWDYARELHQQLAAQIKSGGILQQEVVRQMVMPQIHPKDYYAGSPKIIRDYGFNNVGDLTRVIPGEGKHVQMTDLLQYSQVAKFIYPMLHQLFTFRGSCKYIISYATDCLSEETAQMTSAKVMEILQHISK; translated from the exons ATGCGTCACATGAACACCCTCTTGTCACGCCGCGCCTTTGGAGGGCTGGTGTGTCATATCCGTGGCTGCCAAGCCTTCAACTTTGGTGCCATGTCAAAGGGCAACATGTCAACAGGAGCCAGGCCAACGTCAAGCAGTAAGGACATGAGGCTGGACCAAGTGCTTTCCCGCAGTTCTTCAACAACGGAGGTGTCACGAAACAG CATTGCGTCCAAACCCAAGCACGAGGAGCTCCACGTAGAGCAAGGGGAATGGCTCTGGCCTGTCGACAGCACGCAGCTGACTTTCATCGAGGCTCACCGGGTTCCAGCTCGGCACACGGGCGCCTTCGCGACCCTCAACTCTGCCAAGCCCCTGAGGATCGAACACGTCTCCGAGGTGCTCTTCCATATGCAGAG GAAACTCCCCATTAACAATGTCCGTGTAATGGAAAGGGATGGAAATCTTTGGtggcaaaaaagagagagcaccGACATTGACTTCAAG GTCCTCGACAGAGGGATGGAACACGAGGATATTCTTGATGATATCTGGAGAGAAGGACTCCTTGTCGACACTCCCAAGCCAGTGTGGAGAGCCCGGCTGTCTCCGGCCGCCGAGGACGCCCCACACCCAATGCCCGAACTCAAAGCCGCGTATCCTTACCAGTACAACTTCATGACGCTGACCCATCATGCAGTGAGTGATGGCCTTACGGTCGCGTTCCTCACCCAGCTTTTCCTCAACCTGCTGAACGCGGTGATCGACGGGCAGACGATTGACGATAAACCTTACGGGGTGTTTGTGTCGAATGAAGACATCGTCCGACAGGACAAGGCGATTCAGGAGCAATTGCGAAACGACCAGGAACGCTTCGAGACACTGAAAGCCGAAGTCCTGAACTCCAACAAGGAGCCGATTCTCTTTAAAGCCTTTCCCCGACCGAGCGTCGACAAGCCATCTTCCCGTCAGGTAACGAACTGCATCGACTTCGAAACCCACAAGAGGATCACCGAAAAGAGCAAGGAGGCTGGCGTCTCCTTCGGCACGGCCTTGCAAGCCTCGATCAATACTGCAATAGTGGAGATGGTGAGAGACGCAGGAGTGGACGACGAATACCATGACATCAGCGTGAACGTCGCAGCAGACCTTCGAAGATATATGAGGCGAGCGCCCGCGCCCGTGCTGGGTCTCCACGCCCGCACGATGGCGCACCTCACACGTACGCACAAGAACACGCGCGACTGCTTCTGGGACTATGCCAGGGAGCTCCACCAACAGCTCGCAGCTCAGATCAAGTCGGGCGGAATCCTGCAGCAGGAGGTCGTACGCCAAATGGTCATGCCGCAGATCCATCCTAAGGATTATTACGCAGGGTCTCCTAAAATTATTAGAGATTATGGCTTCAATAATGTTGGTGATTTGACCAGAGTGATTCCCGGAGAGGGAAAACACGTTCAGATGACCGACCTGTTGCAGTACTCTCAAGTTGCCAAGTTCATATACCCTATGCTGCACCAGCTGTTCACTTTCCGCGGATCTTGCAAATATATCATCAGTTATGCAACTGACTGCTTATCTGAGGAAACAGCCCAGATGACATCTGCCAAAGTTATGGAAATCCTGCAACACATCAGCAAGTAA